A section of the Alkalicoccobacillus plakortidis genome encodes:
- a CDS encoding ArsR/SmtB family transcription factor: MNDKNSSSPNSKQLDEETLFVVSQTFKALADPTRIRILHVLSTEECSVSELVERLHLLQSTISHQLRFLKNLRLVKSRREGKMMYYTASDEHVTNVLKQMIQHALHE, from the coding sequence ATGAATGATAAAAATTCATCTTCACCGAATTCAAAGCAACTAGACGAAGAAACACTCTTTGTCGTTTCCCAAACTTTTAAAGCTTTAGCTGACCCAACTCGCATTCGAATCCTGCATGTCCTTTCAACAGAAGAATGTTCTGTTTCTGAACTAGTAGAACGATTACATCTTCTACAATCAACCATTTCACATCAGCTTCGATTTTTAAAGAATTTACGCCTAGTAAAGTCTAGACGTGAAGGAAAGATGATGTATTACACAGCAAGTGATGAACACGTTACAAATGTATTAAAACAAATGATTCAACACGCACTACACGAATAG
- a CDS encoding cation diffusion facilitator family transporter codes for MMDNHSHHDHSHSHTSNKKALFISFILITTFMIVEVIGGFWTNSLALLSDAGHMLSDAAALGLSLLAFKIGESSANSNKTFGYRRFEILAAFLNGVTLIAISLYIFWEAANRFVEPPEVASGGMLVIATLGLFINILVAWILMRGGDTKNNLNMRSAFLHVLGDLLGSVGAIAAGLLILFFNWYLADPIASVLVAILVLISGWRVTKDAFHVLMEGKPASVDIVKVKHELLSLEGVKDVHDLHVWSITSDFLSFSCHLVVSDPINRDQLLQEASYILESNHGLKHVTIQIEGDGYVECHPCY; via the coding sequence ATCATGGATAATCATTCACATCACGACCATAGCCATTCACATACCTCTAACAAAAAAGCATTGTTCATTAGTTTTATCCTTATTACTACGTTTATGATTGTTGAGGTAATTGGTGGATTTTGGACAAATAGCTTAGCTCTTCTATCTGATGCCGGACATATGTTAAGTGATGCGGCAGCACTTGGATTAAGCTTACTGGCATTTAAAATTGGAGAGTCCTCTGCAAATTCAAATAAAACCTTTGGATATAGACGTTTTGAGATCTTAGCTGCTTTTTTAAACGGTGTAACTCTTATCGCCATCTCCCTTTATATATTTTGGGAAGCTGCAAACCGTTTTGTCGAGCCACCTGAAGTCGCAAGTGGTGGCATGCTAGTCATTGCCACGTTAGGATTATTCATTAATATTCTTGTTGCTTGGATACTGATGCGAGGCGGGGACACAAAGAATAATTTGAATATGAGAAGTGCCTTTTTACATGTATTAGGTGACTTATTAGGTTCAGTAGGAGCCATTGCGGCCGGTCTTCTTATTCTTTTCTTTAATTGGTACCTAGCTGATCCGATCGCTAGTGTATTAGTAGCTATCTTAGTCTTAATAAGTGGATGGCGTGTCACAAAAGACGCCTTCCATGTTCTAATGGAAGGTAAACCAGCATCTGTTGATATTGTTAAAGTTAAACACGAGTTATTGTCACTAGAAGGCGTTAAAGATGTACACGACTTACATGTTTGGTCTATTACATCAGACTTCTTATCATTTAGCTGTCATCTTGTTGTGAGTGACCCAATTAATCGAGATCAACTGCTTCAAGAAGCTTCCTACATCTTGGAGTCCAATCACGGATTAAAACACGTGACGATTCAGATTGAAGGGGATGGATACGTGGAGTGTCATCCTTGTTATTAG
- a CDS encoding sigma-70 family RNA polymerase sigma factor: MPKNKRSKKLDAHTFQTLVSKEKDQLYRMAFMYTRNEQDALELFQETLYKAYKNFHTLNQKEYFSTWIIKIQMNLFYDQLKKQKNHMFIPLDSFHESQLPFIKEDISIDEKIDLLSALSQLTHHNKTVLFLRFYKDLTVREIADILDYPEGTIKTQIHRALKQLKQVIGEGDSNEAIK; this comes from the coding sequence ATGCCAAAAAATAAGCGATCAAAAAAACTAGACGCTCATACATTTCAAACACTTGTTTCCAAAGAAAAGGATCAGTTATATCGAATGGCATTTATGTATACACGAAATGAGCAAGACGCTCTTGAGCTTTTTCAAGAGACTCTTTACAAAGCCTATAAAAACTTTCACACACTCAATCAGAAAGAATACTTTTCAACTTGGATTATAAAAATTCAAATGAACTTATTTTATGATCAACTAAAAAAACAAAAAAATCATATGTTTATCCCATTAGATTCATTCCATGAAAGTCAGCTCCCTTTTATTAAAGAAGACATTTCTATTGATGAAAAAATTGATTTACTATCTGCCTTAAGTCAATTAACTCACCATAATAAAACCGTTCTTTTTCTCAGATTTTATAAAGATTTAACAGTAAGAGAGATTGCAGATATTCTTGACTATCCAGAAGGAACCATTAAAACCCAAATTCATCGTGCACTAAAGCAACTAAAACAAGTCATTGGCGAGGGGGATTCTAATGAAGCTATCAAATAA
- a CDS encoding LPXTG cell wall anchor domain-containing protein, which translates to MLGAFSDQAFEPIEEEPTNPPGGEEPTDPPGEQPGGGEPTNPPGEQPGGEEPTDPPGEQPGGEGPTEPPGEQPGGEEPTNPPGEQPGGEEPTNPPGEQPGGEEPTNPPGEQPGGEEPTNPPGEQPGGEEPKDTSEPKKNSTDGTNKLDHSNNKIDDTKSNSSKFGGMLPKTATEIVGYLATGLTLLILGVVLYFYQRRRKENLKS; encoded by the coding sequence ATGCTTGGAGCTTTTTCCGACCAAGCATTTGAGCCTATTGAAGAAGAACCAACCAATCCACCAGGAGGAGAGGAACCGACAGATCCACCAGGAGAGCAGCCAGGAGGAGGAGAACCAACCAATCCACCAGGAGAACAGCCAGGAGGAGAGGAACCGACAGATCCACCGGGAGAACAGCCAGGAGGAGAGGGACCGACAGAACCACCAGGAGAACAGCCAGGAGGAGAGGAGCCGACCAATCCACCAGGAGAACAGCCAGGAGGGGAAGAACCAACCAATCCACCAGGAGAACAGCCAGGAGGGGAAGAACCAACCAATCCACCAGGAGAACAGCCAGGAGGAGAAGAACCAACCAATCCACCAGGAGAACAACCAGGAGGAGAAGAACCAAAGGATACATCTGAACCAAAAAAGAATTCAACGGATGGTACCAACAAACTAGATCATTCAAACAATAAGATAGATGACACTAAATCTAATTCTTCAAAATTTGGTGGTATGCTTCCTAAAACAGCAACAGAAATAGTTGGCTATCTAGCTACGGGATTAACATTATTAATCCTTGGAGTTGTGTTGTATTTCTATCAACGGAGACGTAAAGAAAATCTTAAAAGCTAA
- a CDS encoding DUF2252 family protein, translated as MNEALDSYSTYYKDALKEVIDQEINVDEYRFTADQLSGFVGDTAAGIASIDPFSELGRWTQMVEGERRLDPSNARLAEVSDEERKELLGSWQTYVSGINAEILNEVGAEYFEVKDIARRTDAGLGSLGTERFYVLIEGATSGQQDDIILDVKSQLPSAVDRAGVGKTPAYATHSDRTIAGMSALHNYPDIHWGTLLTDQHSFLVKERSAYKDEFDQSSFRNGEDFDSFLFYSAKASAYAHIRAANSIGNTEFAQQAYTLMDRDTYQQEFADLSLQYYAQTVKDHENYNKLYNAWSFFRPSI; from the coding sequence ATGAATGAAGCACTAGATTCTTACAGCACCTATTACAAAGACGCTTTAAAAGAAGTCATCGATCAAGAAATAAATGTCGATGAGTATAGATTTACAGCTGACCAATTATCGGGATTTGTTGGAGATACAGCCGCAGGTATAGCATCCATTGATCCATTTTCTGAGCTTGGAAGATGGACACAGATGGTTGAAGGAGAAAGACGACTTGACCCTTCTAACGCTCGATTAGCCGAAGTGAGTGATGAAGAAAGAAAGGAATTGTTAGGTAGTTGGCAGACCTATGTAAGTGGAATTAACGCAGAAATTCTGAATGAAGTTGGAGCAGAATATTTTGAGGTGAAGGATATTGCTAGACGAACAGATGCAGGGTTAGGCAGTCTTGGAACCGAAAGATTTTATGTCCTAATTGAAGGGGCAACATCTGGCCAACAAGATGATATTATTTTAGATGTGAAGTCGCAACTTCCTTCTGCAGTGGACAGAGCAGGAGTAGGAAAAACACCAGCTTATGCGACCCATTCTGATCGCACAATTGCTGGTATGTCTGCCCTACATAATTATCCAGATATTCACTGGGGCACCTTATTAACGGATCAACATTCCTTTTTAGTCAAAGAGCGCTCAGCTTATAAGGATGAATTTGATCAATCTTCATTCAGAAATGGAGAAGACTTTGATTCATTTCTCTTTTATAGCGCCAAGGCATCAGCTTATGCACATATTAGAGCTGCCAACTCAATCGGTAATACTGAATTTGCGCAGCAGGCCTATACATTAATGGATCGAGACACGTATCAACAGGAATTTGCAGATCTATCGTTACAATACTATGCACAAACAGTAAAGGATCACGAGAATTATAACAAGTTATATAATGCTTGGAGCTTTTTCCGACCAAGCATTTGA
- a CDS encoding leucine-rich repeat domain-containing protein: protein MNKKQLHVLLAGSLFTSVMYSPTSFAEQVEEIDEVEQEQMEEINESEESEVQEKELKESEVLAIADEKLEEVLFENVQSNGFDQLTKEALASLTELSGAKERGIRNLSGLEHAINIVELDLTNNQVHDLSPLQELTQLEDLKLEANQITDVTSLSKLTNLKKLSLRTNSVKDLSPLHTLHQLEKFDVRENGLSSIEVVSNFIQLKELNLRENAVNDLEPIRGLTELTELNIHTNEISDLSALTHLTKLEVITMRRNQISDISVLANLPLLNDLNLRDNQITSIEALRNHQFLTVRLNLRDNPGLTDFSPVSSYYDLIEDVDFVIPKDDSKDLSDLDVKDGELRLATLTKRLIENNRYIQDQDVRNTKLALLQASPFSFYRGTAHLFFEDVGDGLIVPNEWSITSSLDTWITGDLHIENIGFYGNGKKEAIFDFNDFDEVAVAPYYYDLLRFGTSLYLLNDVAPSSPI, encoded by the coding sequence ATGAATAAGAAACAACTACATGTATTGCTTGCTGGATCCTTGTTCACTTCAGTGATGTATTCACCTACTTCATTTGCAGAACAAGTGGAAGAGATTGATGAGGTTGAACAAGAACAGATGGAAGAGATTAATGAGAGTGAAGAAAGTGAGGTACAAGAGAAAGAATTAAAAGAAAGTGAAGTCCTAGCAATTGCAGATGAAAAGTTAGAAGAGGTGCTTTTCGAAAATGTACAATCAAATGGTTTTGATCAACTAACAAAGGAAGCGCTGGCAAGTCTCACAGAGCTAAGTGGTGCAAAGGAAAGAGGAATTCGCAATCTATCAGGACTAGAACATGCTATTAATATCGTTGAATTAGATCTAACCAATAACCAAGTACATGACTTAAGCCCGTTACAAGAACTGACTCAGCTTGAAGATTTGAAACTAGAAGCAAATCAAATCACAGATGTGACAAGCCTTTCTAAGCTTACAAATTTAAAGAAACTTAGTTTACGTACTAATAGCGTAAAGGATTTAAGCCCATTACATACTCTTCATCAATTAGAGAAATTTGATGTTCGTGAGAATGGTTTATCTTCTATTGAAGTGGTATCTAATTTTATTCAATTAAAAGAATTAAACCTTAGAGAGAACGCGGTCAATGACCTTGAACCAATTCGAGGATTAACAGAGCTTACTGAATTAAATATCCATACGAATGAAATTTCTGATCTTAGTGCATTAACTCATTTAACAAAGCTTGAAGTAATCACAATGAGACGAAATCAAATCTCAGATATTTCAGTTCTAGCTAATTTACCATTATTAAATGATCTAAACCTTAGAGATAACCAAATTACATCGATTGAAGCATTAAGGAATCATCAATTTTTAACTGTGCGATTGAATCTACGTGATAATCCAGGGTTGACGGACTTCTCGCCAGTATCTTCGTACTATGATCTGATTGAGGATGTTGATTTTGTCATTCCAAAAGATGATTCAAAAGATTTGTCTGACTTGGATGTAAAAGATGGAGAGTTACGTTTAGCGACATTGACCAAACGATTAATTGAAAATAACCGCTATATCCAGGATCAAGACGTACGTAACACCAAATTAGCCTTACTTCAGGCAAGTCCTTTTTCTTTCTATCGAGGAACTGCGCATTTGTTTTTTGAGGATGTCGGCGATGGTTTAATTGTTCCAAATGAGTGGTCAATTACGTCTTCATTAGATACATGGATTACCGGTGATTTACATATTGAGAACATAGGGTTTTATGGAAATGGAAAGAAAGAGGCTATTTTTGATTTTAATGATTTTGATGAAGTAGCTGTAGCTCCTTATTACTACGACTTGTTAAGGTTTGGTACAAGTCTTTATTTGTTAAATGATGTAGCACCAAGCTCTCCAATATGA
- the surE gene encoding 5'/3'-nucleotidase SurE, which yields MKILVTNDDGIFSPGVAALVEVLQHFGETVVVCPDHKRSGISHSVTLRQPLKATVVKVFGENVKSWAVNGTPADCIRLGLDVLMDKKPDVVISGMNVGATIGRDIYYSGTMAAAAEASLYQVPGMSVSIDRLSAEDMKFQWSKSLLYGLLETLFSVRLPKHVFYNINLPYLQKQDCKGIFPVAPDSSVSRYKYVELNDPDGCVYYWVKDRLSQPVMYQDGLDFAKLKEGYITISPIEGMVTQRKQLKRVEQWFPPFN from the coding sequence TTGAAGATTCTTGTGACAAATGATGATGGGATCTTCAGTCCCGGGGTCGCAGCTTTAGTAGAGGTATTACAGCATTTTGGCGAGACAGTTGTTGTGTGTCCAGACCATAAAAGAAGTGGGATTAGTCACTCTGTTACGTTGCGGCAGCCTTTAAAAGCAACAGTGGTGAAGGTGTTTGGTGAAAATGTGAAATCTTGGGCTGTGAATGGTACACCTGCAGATTGTATCCGACTAGGATTAGACGTACTCATGGACAAGAAGCCAGATGTTGTCATCTCGGGAATGAATGTCGGGGCAACGATTGGAAGAGATATCTATTACTCAGGGACAATGGCAGCAGCAGCAGAAGCTTCACTCTATCAAGTTCCAGGTATGTCTGTATCAATCGATCGTTTATCTGCAGAAGATATGAAATTTCAATGGTCTAAGAGCTTATTATATGGATTATTGGAGACACTGTTTTCAGTGAGACTACCTAAACATGTTTTCTATAATATAAATTTACCCTACCTTCAGAAACAGGACTGTAAAGGGATCTTTCCTGTTGCTCCTGATAGTAGTGTTAGCAGGTACAAATATGTAGAACTAAATGATCCAGATGGCTGTGTCTATTATTGGGTGAAAGATCGATTAAGCCAACCTGTTATGTATCAGGATGGATTAGATTTTGCCAAATTAAAAGAAGGTTATATTACCATCTCACCAATTGAAGGAATGGTGACGCAAAGAAAACAATTAAAAAGAGTGGAGCAGTGGTTTCCACCATTTAACTAA
- the fosB gene encoding metallothiol transferase FosB → MIQGLGHITFSVSNMKRSIEFYSTIFNSSPIVKGDKTAYFEVGGLWIALNLQKNISRTEIHESYSHIAFSVLPSDLHSLMQNLKEAHADIVQGRERNSSSEGESIYFRDPDGHLLEFHTGNLKQRLTHLQQTNPSILTTDHYGE, encoded by the coding sequence ATGATACAAGGTCTAGGACACATAACATTTTCAGTTTCCAATATGAAGCGCTCGATTGAGTTTTACTCAACCATTTTTAATTCTTCTCCTATCGTAAAAGGAGATAAAACAGCTTATTTTGAAGTTGGAGGTCTGTGGATTGCCTTAAATCTTCAAAAGAATATCTCTCGTACGGAAATCCATGAATCTTATTCTCATATTGCTTTTTCTGTTCTACCATCTGATTTACATTCACTTATGCAGAACCTTAAAGAGGCTCATGCTGATATCGTTCAAGGCCGGGAACGCAATTCATCTAGTGAGGGAGAATCAATTTATTTCAGGGACCCAGACGGTCACCTACTTGAGTTTCATACAGGGAACCTTAAACAGCGCCTTACTCACTTACAACAAACAAATCCTTCTATTCTTACAACTGATCATTACGGTGAGTGA
- a CDS encoding SDR family oxidoreductase — protein sequence MKVLVVGANGQIGKQVVEKIQKEGKHTAKAVVRKEEQLSYFHDLGAETALVDLEGSINDIAEAAKGTDAVVFAAGSGGHTGADKTILIDLDGAIKTVEAAKQAGVDRFIMVSAIGVHRRENWSSKIQHYSAAKHYADVWLENSGLDYTIVRPGGLTNEEGTGQVVAGTDLDRGYIPREDVANTIVAVLDEDSVLKKSFDLVSGDLPVKEALKSI from the coding sequence ATGAAAGTATTAGTAGTAGGCGCAAACGGTCAAATTGGTAAGCAGGTTGTCGAAAAAATCCAAAAAGAAGGTAAGCATACAGCAAAAGCAGTGGTACGCAAAGAAGAGCAGCTGTCTTATTTCCATGACCTTGGAGCAGAAACAGCTCTTGTAGATTTAGAAGGAAGTATAAATGATATAGCTGAAGCAGCAAAAGGAACTGACGCTGTTGTATTTGCAGCAGGTTCAGGTGGACATACCGGTGCTGACAAAACGATTTTAATTGACTTGGACGGCGCCATAAAAACAGTAGAGGCAGCAAAACAAGCAGGCGTTGATCGATTTATTATGGTAAGTGCAATCGGTGTTCATAGACGTGAAAACTGGAGCAGTAAGATTCAGCATTACAGCGCCGCAAAGCATTACGCTGATGTATGGCTAGAAAACAGTGGTCTAGATTATACCATTGTGCGACCTGGAGGATTAACTAACGAAGAAGGCACTGGCCAAGTAGTTGCCGGGACTGACTTAGATCGTGGTTACATCCCACGCGAAGATGTTGCAAACACCATTGTTGCAGTATTAGATGAAGACTCAGTCCTTAAAAAGAGCTTTGACTTAGTATCGGGTGATCTACCTGTTAAAGAAGCGCTGAAAAGTATATAG
- a CDS encoding Glu/Leu/Phe/Val family dehydrogenase translates to MSNQDTAYDHVKAQIKEATDLIHVEPIVQDMLQHPKRVIQVTFPVEMDDGTSKLFHGYRSQHLDALGPYKGGLRFHPEVDLDETKALSMWMSFKCALVQIPHGGGKGGVVCDPRELSDREVRRLSRAFMEAVQDVVGPNQDVMAPDVNTDPSIMGYMMDTYSKREANFVPGIITGKPPILGGSEGRSQATAQGAVYVIEYLLNDQEMKLDETTVAIQGFGNGGQIAARLLYDLGCKVIAVSDSKTALYDQNGLDIPKAQKAKEEGELASYGEADVLDQPDDLLYIKTDILIPAALEAAIHKENVTDVQAKMIVELANGPTTPEAEKILLERNQLVIPDILANSGGVIVSYLESVQNHMNYYWDEKEILQQLKDRILNGYKRVVDHAEQHKTSYRTAAMIAAIKRLNQAISARGWN, encoded by the coding sequence ATGAGTAATCAAGATACGGCGTATGATCACGTAAAAGCACAAATAAAAGAAGCAACGGATCTTATACATGTTGAGCCAATTGTTCAAGATATGCTTCAGCATCCAAAAAGGGTTATACAAGTAACATTCCCAGTAGAAATGGATGATGGAACGTCAAAATTATTTCATGGATATCGCTCTCAACACCTTGATGCACTTGGTCCTTACAAAGGTGGATTAAGGTTTCACCCTGAAGTAGATCTAGATGAAACAAAAGCTTTATCCATGTGGATGTCATTTAAGTGTGCATTGGTACAAATCCCACATGGCGGTGGTAAAGGCGGTGTTGTCTGTGATCCAAGAGAGCTGAGTGATAGAGAAGTACGACGTCTCAGTCGTGCATTTATGGAAGCAGTACAAGACGTTGTTGGTCCGAATCAAGATGTCATGGCTCCAGATGTGAATACAGATCCATCGATTATGGGATATATGATGGATACATACTCTAAGAGAGAAGCAAACTTTGTCCCAGGTATCATTACAGGAAAACCACCCATCCTTGGAGGATCAGAAGGCAGAAGTCAGGCCACTGCACAAGGAGCGGTGTATGTAATTGAGTATTTATTAAATGATCAAGAGATGAAACTAGATGAAACAACTGTGGCCATTCAAGGTTTTGGTAACGGAGGACAAATTGCCGCTAGATTATTATACGATTTAGGCTGTAAAGTAATCGCTGTTAGTGATTCAAAAACAGCATTATATGATCAAAACGGTTTGGATATCCCTAAAGCTCAAAAGGCCAAAGAAGAGGGTGAACTGGCTTCGTACGGGGAGGCAGATGTATTAGATCAGCCTGACGATCTATTGTATATTAAGACCGATATTCTTATCCCCGCAGCTCTTGAGGCAGCTATTCATAAAGAAAATGTAACTGATGTACAAGCTAAAATGATTGTTGAGCTGGCAAATGGACCAACAACTCCAGAAGCAGAAAAAATCTTGCTTGAACGCAACCAGCTTGTCATTCCTGATATTCTAGCAAACAGTGGTGGTGTAATTGTCTCTTATTTAGAATCCGTTCAAAATCACATGAATTATTACTGGGATGAGAAGGAAATCTTGCAACAATTAAAAGATCGTATTCTAAACGGTTATAAAAGGGTTGTCGATCATGCAGAGCAACATAAGACAAGCTATCGCACGGCAGCCATGATTGCTGCGATTAAACGATTAAATCAAGCCATCTCTGCGCGAGGGTGGAATTAA